A window of the Candidatus Paraluminiphilus aquimaris genome harbors these coding sequences:
- the dksA gene encoding RNA polymerase-binding protein DksA, which translates to MGEVQNFDDFKPYKPSRGESYMNDEQLEHFRQLLLSWRSDLVNEVTKTVGHMKDEAANFPDPADRATQEEEFSLELRARDRERKLIKKIDGTLERISIDDYGYCDACGIEIGVKRLEARPTATLCIDCKTLAEIKERQELG; encoded by the coding sequence GTGGGTGAAGTCCAAAACTTTGACGACTTTAAGCCATACAAGCCATCGCGTGGCGAAAGCTACATGAACGATGAACAGCTGGAGCACTTTCGGCAGCTGCTGCTAAGTTGGCGGTCAGACTTGGTAAACGAAGTCACCAAAACTGTCGGTCACATGAAAGATGAGGCAGCTAACTTCCCTGATCCAGCTGACAGGGCTACTCAGGAAGAAGAGTTTAGTCTTGAGCTCCGGGCGCGAGATCGCGAGCGTAAGCTCATCAAGAAAATCGACGGCACGCTTGAGCGAATTTCGATTGATGACTACGGTTATTGTGATGCCTGCGGCATTGAGATTGGGGTTAAGCGACTCGAAGCGAGACCAACTGCCACCTTGTGTATCGACTGTAAAAC